The nucleotide sequence GTCGGCGCCCGCCCGGCACCCGTGTCCCTGCGGCGACATGCCGGTGAGGATCGTCGCGGCCGAGGGCATCGTCCAGGATGACTGGGACCGGGCGTCGGTGAACACCGTCCCCGTGCCGGCGAGGCTGTCGAGACATGGCGACGTGTCCCTGTGATACCCGTAGCAGCCGAGATGGTCGGCTCTCACGGCATCCAGAACCACGAGGAGCACGTCAGGGCCCTCGATCCTGGGCGGCCGGCCGCAGCCGGTCAGGAAGAGCGGGGAAGCTGAAAGCACGAGAAAGAGAAGGCCCGGTAACCGGGCATCCCGTCCCGGGGATGCATGCTGCCTCGTTCAGGACAGGAGCTTTCTGTTCACCCGGGTACATGGGAAGACCCTCATCGCACCCTCCATCCGGGGACCCCTTTCCCCCTCCGCATCTTATGATGATGGCTGCGGGGAGGCAACCCTTCAGGCCCCATGGGGCGCGCCGCGCAGCCGCTCCTGTCCATGGGACCGGATCGATCGAGGGAAGGGGAGTGACGGCTTGAACACCGCCTTGGGCGCATGTCTGTCCCTTTCGGCGGCGGCTGCTGCCGGAATCCCGCGGCTGGAAGCACCTTTCGTCATCCAGCGGCACGGCGGGAGATTCGAGGCGGATCCGGTCGCCGACCAGTTTTTCGTGGACTGGAACGCTGACGGCATCAACGACATCGGCCGCAACTGGTCCGACCTCCCGGAGGGCAAGATCCGGATCTACCGCTTCTATCAGATCTTCCAGCCCCCTCTGTCCATGTCGTTCGTGCTCGGGGACAGCGCGGCCCGGGCTCCAGAGGAGGTGTGCGCCGACAATCTGACGGCCGGGCTGATGTCGAACCCCTTCTTCACCGACTGGGACGGAGACGGCCGCGGCGACCTCCTGGTCGGCCAGTTCATCGAGGGGATGATCAGGTTCTATCCGAACCGCGGGACGGAGAGAGAACCCCTGTTCGGCGACTACACGTTCCTCAGGGCCGACTCGCGGGACATCACGACGACCTATTCCTGATGCACCGGCAACACGAATCCACAGGTCGTGGATTGGAACGGCGACGGGATCCCCGACATCATCTCCGGGCAGAGGCGGGGCGGCATAGACCTGTACGCCGGAAACGGCGACGGGACTCTTCGTTACGCAGGTCACCCGGTCGATGCCGGCGGGAGCGAGATATCCACGAGCTACAACTCCTCCCCGTGGCTCGTCGACTGGAACGGAGACGGAGTGCTCGACCTCCTGCTGGCAGGATATCCGACCGACACCCTTCACGGGGGCCGGCTCGTGGTACTGCCGGGAATCCCTTCACCCGACGGAGTGCCTGTCTTCGACGCCACCGGCTGCATCGACCTGACCTTCCTCTGCGACCTGAGGCGGACCACCGCGCAGACCGGCGATCTCGACGGGGATGGAGACTGGGACCTTGTCCTGGGCTGCGAATCGGGGGAGGTCCTCTACTCCGAGAACACGGGATCGGATGGAGAACCCCGCTTCACCTCCAGCA is from Candidatus Fermentibacter sp. and encodes:
- a CDS encoding VCBS repeat-containing protein; amino-acid sequence: MDWNGDGIPDIISGQRRGGIDLYAGNGDGTLRYAGHPVDAGGSEISTSYNSSPWLVDWNGDGVLDLLLAGYPTDTLHGGRLVVLPGIPSPDGVPVFDATGCIDLTFLCDLRRTTAQTGDLDGDGDWDLVLGCESGEVLYSENTGSDGEPRFTSS